The Halioglobus japonicus genome contains a region encoding:
- a CDS encoding glycosyltransferase: MERLILNAALGMRHYLDLTVIGPAGCEQHLPDDTTVFTAPSSLAGFMSSGLAHVLRHCRRDRFELIVGGSGLAAPLVALARRLCGARSLIFLHGLDLVVNSKPYQWLFLPSIRNADHLIANSENTRQLATGRGVQPARITVINPGTDLPSGLDEEQIAAFRERHAIPFERYLLFAGRLTKRKGLSHFLRHGLPRVLEATKGVGMLVVGETPVTA, from the coding sequence ATGGAACGGCTCATCCTGAATGCCGCCCTGGGCATGCGGCACTACCTCGACCTCACCGTCATCGGCCCGGCTGGCTGCGAGCAGCACCTGCCAGATGACACGACCGTTTTTACGGCGCCATCCTCCCTCGCCGGCTTCATGTCCAGTGGCCTTGCCCACGTCCTGCGCCATTGCCGCCGCGATCGTTTCGAGCTCATAGTGGGCGGCAGCGGCCTTGCAGCGCCCCTGGTTGCACTGGCCAGACGGCTGTGTGGCGCAAGATCGCTGATCTTCCTGCACGGCCTCGACCTGGTCGTTAACAGCAAACCCTACCAGTGGCTGTTTCTGCCCTCCATTCGCAACGCGGACCACCTCATCGCCAACAGTGAGAATACTCGCCAGCTGGCAACGGGTCGGGGAGTACAACCGGCGCGCATTACCGTGATCAATCCCGGTACCGATCTACCCTCCGGCCTCGACGAGGAGCAAATAGCAGCATTCAGGGAGCGTCACGCTATTCCCTTTGAACGCTACCTGCTGTTTGCCGGCAGGCTGACGAAGCGCAAGGGCCTGTCGCACTTCCTCAGGCACGGCCTTCCGCGTGTACTTGAGGCCACCAAGGGAGTGGGCATGCTCGTCGTGGGGGAAACCCCAGTGACGGCCTGA
- a CDS encoding glycosyltransferase: MKAVEALQLAPHIHFVGAVDDDDMWLAFASSAAHVFPLVEVPGDVEGFGMVAVEAAASGTPTFAFDLGGVADAVSAGSGRLLPAGDYEGLADAIIQDLQVPTFTADACRDHASRYAWPHYQSSLEQAISALLGQPQGAPRA; the protein is encoded by the coding sequence TTGAAGGCCGTCGAGGCGTTGCAGCTGGCGCCTCATATCCACTTCGTCGGCGCCGTCGATGACGATGATATGTGGCTGGCCTTCGCCAGCAGCGCTGCCCACGTGTTTCCACTGGTCGAGGTTCCCGGTGATGTAGAAGGTTTCGGCATGGTCGCTGTCGAAGCCGCAGCCAGCGGCACACCGACCTTCGCCTTCGATCTTGGCGGTGTGGCCGACGCGGTCAGCGCAGGCAGCGGACGCCTGCTACCGGCCGGCGATTACGAAGGACTTGCCGATGCAATTATCCAGGATCTGCAAGTACCCACCTTCACCGCAGATGCCTGCCGGGACCATGCGAGCCGCTATGCATGGCCGCACTACCAGTCGTCCCTTGAGCAAGCGATCAGCGCCCTGCTTGGCCAACCACAGGGTGCTCCGCGCGCATGA
- a CDS encoding CDP-glycerol glycerophosphotransferase family protein, with product MKIDKTRPDHWLMLALQGGFSLLIVALRWLTPRSKRPVVALYGHQYGGNLKAIYEYLASHCSDQVDPRVLLLDRQQAHRLRADGIRTLSCTNLFDMLQLVRCRVLVSDHGLHAMLPLVHLTDIRFVDVWHGIPFKGFVPDDFKLQHHYDESWVTSPLLEDLYVQRFGFRQQQVHSLGYARTDQLFSAEARPADKQTTVLYAPTWRQDDAGRELFPFGLEGAAFIRAIAATCDAYGARLIIRSHLNAEIQETGLSNVEFRPQKAYPDTEALLADTDILLCDWSSIAFDFLCLQRPMLFIDVPPPFKNGFSLGPNTVRELSHRQ from the coding sequence ATGAAAATCGACAAAACACGGCCCGATCACTGGCTGATGCTGGCCCTGCAGGGCGGTTTCTCGCTGCTGATCGTAGCGCTGCGATGGCTCACCCCACGGTCAAAACGGCCGGTGGTTGCGCTCTACGGCCACCAGTATGGCGGCAACCTGAAGGCAATCTACGAGTACCTGGCAAGCCACTGCAGCGACCAGGTTGATCCGCGTGTCCTCCTCCTCGACCGGCAGCAGGCTCACCGCTTAAGGGCGGATGGCATCCGCACGCTGTCCTGCACCAACCTGTTCGACATGCTGCAACTCGTGAGGTGTCGCGTGCTGGTGAGCGATCATGGCCTGCACGCGATGCTCCCCCTCGTCCACCTGACTGACATTCGATTTGTCGACGTCTGGCACGGGATTCCCTTCAAGGGGTTCGTACCGGATGACTTCAAGCTACAACACCACTATGACGAGAGCTGGGTGACTTCGCCCCTGCTCGAAGATCTGTACGTGCAACGCTTCGGTTTCAGGCAACAGCAAGTGCACAGTCTCGGTTATGCCCGCACGGATCAGCTATTCAGCGCCGAGGCCCGACCCGCCGACAAGCAGACGACCGTGCTCTATGCGCCCACCTGGCGCCAGGACGATGCCGGCCGTGAACTGTTTCCCTTCGGCCTCGAGGGTGCGGCTTTTATTAGAGCCATCGCCGCTACTTGTGACGCGTACGGGGCACGACTGATCATCCGCAGCCACCTGAATGCCGAGATCCAGGAGACGGGATTAAGCAACGTTGAGTTCCGCCCACAGAAAGCGTATCCGGACACCGAGGCGTTGCTGGCCGACACCGACATACTGCTTTGCGATTGGTCGTCTATCGCGTTCGACTTTCTTTGCCTGCAGCGACCCATGCTGTTTATCGACGTACCCCCACCCTTCAAAAACGGATTCTCACTGGGCCCGAATACCGTGCGGGAGCTGTCGCATCGACAATGA
- a CDS encoding adenylyltransferase/cytidyltransferase family protein → MAKKVLTFGTFDVFHVGHLRILERAAAFGDRLVVGVSTDALNEAKKGRPPVYSEGERSEIIRALSCVDEVFLEESLELKADYIQRYGADILVMGDDWKGKFDQFSDLCEVAYLPRTPAISTTEVIEKIRV, encoded by the coding sequence GTGGCAAAAAAAGTTCTTACATTCGGTACGTTCGATGTGTTTCACGTTGGTCATTTGCGTATCCTGGAGCGAGCGGCCGCGTTCGGAGATCGGCTGGTCGTCGGTGTGTCTACCGATGCCCTGAACGAAGCTAAAAAGGGGCGGCCTCCCGTCTACAGTGAAGGAGAGCGGTCGGAAATCATTCGGGCGTTGTCCTGTGTGGATGAAGTGTTTCTGGAAGAGTCGCTCGAATTGAAAGCGGACTACATCCAGCGCTATGGCGCCGACATATTGGTGATGGGTGATGACTGGAAAGGCAAGTTTGACCAGTTCAGTGATCTTTGTGAGGTTGCCTACCTGCCTCGCACGCCTGCGATTTCCACCACCGAAGTGATAGAAAAAATCAGGGTGTAG
- a CDS encoding stealth conserved region 3 domain-containing protein, with protein sequence MAVTDFFTPERHPCVFPTRHDMPYETQPPLSHFEHGALNACRLIERDLGYRPEKRLHHAPYALRRSTLQEIEDRYPDLVNATRARKFRHREDIPLATSMHAYYCHATGRAELRDIRCRYVDIGDPLFLLLVHPLSPLRRGKYQTCCLNEVRAMKLFGGLRDRIVVRLLDRMFN encoded by the coding sequence ATGGCGGTAACGGATTTTTTTACGCCGGAACGTCATCCCTGTGTCTTTCCTACCAGGCACGACATGCCCTACGAGACGCAGCCACCACTGTCCCATTTTGAACATGGCGCGCTGAACGCCTGTCGCCTGATCGAGCGAGACCTCGGTTACAGGCCAGAGAAACGCCTGCATCACGCGCCCTATGCATTGCGCCGGAGCACCCTGCAGGAGATAGAAGACAGATATCCCGATCTGGTGAATGCCACGCGGGCACGCAAGTTTCGCCATCGGGAGGATATTCCCCTGGCGACCAGCATGCATGCTTACTATTGCCATGCGACAGGACGGGCAGAGTTGCGCGATATCCGCTGTCGTTACGTGGATATTGGCGATCCCCTGTTCCTGTTGTTGGTGCATCCCCTGTCGCCATTACGGAGAGGTAAATACCAGACCTGCTGCCTGAATGAGGTCAGGGCGATGAAGTTGTTCGGTGGATTACGCGATCGGATCGTTGTTCGACTTCTGGACAGGATGTTTAATTGA